The Corallococcus caeni genome includes a region encoding these proteins:
- a CDS encoding glycosyltransferase family 4 protein — protein sequence MTNELHPTARPTRVAHVMYGLEMGGLEQLVVRLSQHGRERGIESVVLALGPDGPVRELLQRVNVPTVWLGGLAGMTPTAIRRLAQEVDAFGADVVHGHDVGPWLNAVATRTLRPRTPVLGTFHQTVEPQGKLRPAAMAAAMFTQSLVACGSEVRASLERWSPKLLSNVVTIENGVPLEVATGEEARRAARERLGLPQDATVVGYLGRLSEEKGPDLLVDAFLRHFADAKDTHLVMIGPGPMEATLRARAAASPLAGRVHFTGALLEASKLLPAFDVYVQPSRREGRSLSLLEAMAVGLPTVSHAIPAIREVHRDGETALLVPSGDVDALAGAVKRLAHDADLCSRLGEAAKREVQRYSLSTMVDTYARLYRGAAARAQA from the coding sequence ATGACGAACGAACTGCACCCGACGGCGCGGCCTACGCGCGTGGCTCACGTGATGTATGGCCTGGAGATGGGCGGACTCGAACAGCTGGTGGTCCGGCTGTCCCAGCATGGCCGCGAGCGGGGCATCGAATCCGTGGTGCTGGCCCTGGGGCCGGACGGTCCGGTGCGCGAGCTGCTCCAGCGCGTCAACGTCCCCACGGTGTGGCTGGGAGGCCTGGCCGGCATGACGCCCACGGCCATCCGCCGGCTGGCCCAGGAGGTGGACGCCTTTGGCGCCGACGTGGTCCACGGCCACGACGTGGGGCCCTGGCTCAACGCCGTCGCCACCCGGACGCTGCGTCCGCGCACGCCCGTCCTGGGCACCTTCCACCAGACGGTCGAGCCGCAGGGCAAGCTGCGCCCCGCGGCCATGGCCGCCGCCATGTTCACCCAGTCCCTGGTCGCATGCGGCAGCGAAGTGCGCGCCAGCCTGGAGCGCTGGAGCCCGAAGCTGCTGTCGAACGTGGTCACCATCGAGAACGGCGTGCCGCTGGAGGTCGCCACGGGCGAGGAAGCCCGCAGGGCCGCGCGTGAGCGCCTGGGTCTTCCGCAGGACGCCACGGTGGTGGGCTACCTGGGCCGCCTCTCCGAGGAGAAAGGCCCGGACCTGCTGGTGGACGCCTTCCTGCGCCACTTCGCGGACGCGAAGGACACGCACCTGGTGATGATTGGCCCGGGCCCCATGGAGGCCACGCTGCGCGCTCGTGCCGCCGCGTCCCCGCTGGCCGGACGGGTGCACTTCACGGGCGCGCTGCTGGAGGCGAGCAAGCTCTTGCCCGCGTTCGACGTCTACGTGCAGCCGTCCCGCCGCGAGGGCCGCTCTCTGTCGCTGCTGGAGGCGATGGCGGTGGGGCTGCCCACGGTGTCGCACGCCATCCCGGCCATCCGCGAGGTGCACCGCGATGGTGAGACGGCGCTCCTGGTGCCGTCCGGGGACGTGGATGCGCTCGCTGGCGCGGTGAAGCGCCTGGCCCACGACGCGGACCTCTGCTCGCGCCTGGGTGAGGCCGCGAAGCGCGAGGTGCAGCGCTACTCGCTGTCCACGATGGTGGACACGTACGCGAGGCTCTACCGGGGTGCCGCGGCTCGCGCCCAGGCGTGA
- a CDS encoding putative signal transducing protein, whose protein sequence is MGIPDHDFQLLTTCGDSSEAALLRGMLEANGIPCIVQGEQHRSMLGVAGAYIEVRVLVPSDEMERARELLKSVPQEEPPGNGIAVTLEPNTEGAHCAVHGQHATQACKRCGNFLCERCDGANAGLCEDCADLKDSDAQVQRGRKRRVVAWLILLSMFGPLLLIILSNLLFALLH, encoded by the coding sequence TTGGGAATCCCCGATCACGACTTCCAGTTGCTCACCACCTGCGGTGATTCCTCGGAGGCCGCGCTCCTGCGGGGCATGCTCGAAGCGAACGGCATCCCGTGCATCGTCCAGGGCGAGCAGCACCGGTCCATGTTGGGCGTGGCCGGGGCCTACATCGAGGTGCGGGTGCTGGTCCCGTCCGACGAGATGGAGCGCGCCCGGGAGCTGCTCAAGAGCGTGCCGCAGGAGGAACCGCCCGGGAACGGCATCGCCGTGACGCTTGAGCCCAACACTGAGGGAGCCCACTGCGCGGTGCACGGCCAGCACGCCACGCAGGCCTGCAAGCGGTGCGGCAACTTCCTGTGCGAGCGCTGCGATGGAGCCAATGCCGGCCTCTGTGAGGACTGCGCCGACCTCAAGGATTCGGACGCCCAGGTTCAGCGCGGTCGGAAGCGCAGGGTCGTCGCGTGGTTGATCCTGCTCTCCATGTTCGGACCGCTCCTGCTGATCATCCTGTCGAACCTCCTGTTCGCGCTGCTGCATTGA
- a CDS encoding alpha/beta hydrolase, with the protein MKPRRALLPALLAAVLTTACASVSRPPVELATPTRTGAPANGLPYRLFVSGQASPEHPHRLVMWLHPTGTDGLTLVEPLADALAAQGFALLTFPREHAEGWSGADANRMMLGTLPEVARVPGVDAERPVLLGFSAGAQMALELWAARPEAFRALVLVAGAPRLSRGDEHTPPRTSAHARVPILSLIGETDGSAPLWRTAREAWRTAGLRLDVRELPGQGHTWLLALPSEQTALFQFLAELSRAP; encoded by the coding sequence ATGAAGCCCCGCCGAGCCCTCCTGCCCGCCCTCCTCGCCGCGGTCCTGACCACCGCGTGCGCCTCCGTGTCCCGCCCTCCCGTGGAGCTGGCCACCCCGACGCGGACAGGCGCTCCCGCGAACGGCCTGCCCTACCGCCTCTTCGTCTCCGGACAGGCCTCACCGGAACACCCGCATCGCCTGGTGATGTGGCTGCATCCGACGGGCACGGATGGCCTGACGCTGGTGGAGCCGCTGGCCGACGCCCTGGCTGCTCAGGGCTTCGCGCTGCTGACGTTCCCTCGCGAGCACGCGGAGGGCTGGAGTGGCGCGGATGCCAACCGGATGATGCTCGGCACGCTGCCGGAGGTGGCGCGTGTCCCCGGCGTGGATGCGGAACGGCCGGTGCTGCTGGGCTTCAGCGCGGGCGCGCAGATGGCGCTCGAGCTGTGGGCGGCGCGCCCCGAAGCCTTCCGGGCGTTGGTCCTGGTCGCTGGCGCCCCACGCCTGTCGCGCGGCGATGAACACACCCCGCCCCGGACCTCCGCGCACGCACGAGTCCCCATCCTGTCGCTCATCGGCGAGACGGATGGCAGCGCACCCCTGTGGCGAACGGCGCGCGAAGCCTGGCGTACGGCCGGACTGAGACTGGACGTGCGTGAGCTGCCCGGCCAAGGCCATACATGGTTGCTGGCCCTCCCGTCGGAACAAACGGCGCTGTTTCAATTCCTGGCGGAATTGTCCCGAGCGCCCTGA
- a CDS encoding DUF4082 domain-containing protein yields the protein MGFTCIQTGCAPAEPPTPETPEATAAAQPLLTGERSLLGTTALPAVAAADDSGAVELGVRFRSDAPGRIMGVRFYKGAGNTGTHTGSLWTASGALLATVTFQNETASGWQEARFTTPVTIAADTNYVVSYYAPAGHYAVTGNGFAAALDAPPLHAEAVTNGLYRYGSTSGFPTNTFNASNYWVDVAFQPNDVTPPRAPTNVTALPNSPTAIDLTWYASVDGSGETQGNARWHLVYRGSQLIAELPGTTVRYRDTGLTPSTAYTYTVRGRDAAGNVSVASTAVTATTLANTTCNPCSLWNSVTGDPQYENADATPTEVGVKFRTDVAGTVTQVRYYKGSTDTGPHVGHLWSATGTLLATTETTPAETGFGWRELSFATPVSLAANTTYVVSYFATGGRYAITPYYFNTAGVDVPPLHAPSTVEASGNGVRNLNGSAFPTEAWLNTNFWVDVTFVPSTPGGPATADLSVTQAFPDGTGANGDVLFYDITVTNQGTTTATDVVLDVPVPTGLSYFFYSANAPGSPGGSCSFFSDLQCTTPSLAPGASFTINVQAIPFSAGTFTSQATVASSQTDATPGNNTHALAIPVGPSTNLVTFDTFPGQDETFNGPHGPIHFGLDRWYIASPWGGFDTKSVSFNGGGLTQASLSIFGQRRVLGLEAFTWDSGATLTLSCIDLPTLTFPLTAGQVTHVVPSWTAPCTVFTLTTSNGWDTNFDNLELSPRP from the coding sequence TTGGGTTTCACCTGTATCCAGACGGGCTGTGCTCCCGCGGAACCGCCCACTCCGGAGACACCGGAGGCCACGGCGGCCGCGCAGCCGCTGCTGACCGGTGAGCGGTCGCTCCTGGGCACCACCGCGCTTCCGGCCGTGGCGGCCGCGGATGACAGCGGCGCGGTGGAGCTGGGGGTGCGCTTCCGCAGCGACGCGCCGGGGCGGATCATGGGCGTGCGCTTCTACAAGGGCGCGGGCAACACGGGCACGCACACCGGCAGCCTGTGGACGGCGTCCGGTGCGCTGCTGGCCACCGTCACCTTCCAGAACGAGACGGCCTCCGGCTGGCAGGAGGCTCGCTTCACCACGCCGGTCACCATCGCGGCCGACACGAACTACGTCGTCTCGTATTACGCGCCCGCCGGTCACTACGCGGTGACGGGCAACGGCTTCGCGGCCGCGCTGGATGCGCCGCCCCTGCACGCCGAGGCGGTTACCAACGGCCTCTACCGCTATGGCAGCACCAGCGGCTTCCCGACCAACACGTTCAACGCGAGCAACTACTGGGTGGACGTGGCCTTCCAGCCCAACGACGTCACGCCCCCGCGCGCGCCCACCAACGTCACCGCCCTGCCCAACTCGCCCACCGCCATCGACCTGACGTGGTACGCGTCCGTGGACGGCAGCGGCGAGACGCAGGGCAATGCCCGCTGGCACCTGGTGTACCGGGGCAGCCAGCTCATCGCGGAGCTGCCCGGCACCACCGTGCGCTACCGCGACACCGGCCTGACGCCCTCCACCGCGTACACGTACACCGTGCGCGGCCGTGACGCCGCCGGCAACGTCAGCGTGGCCTCCACGGCCGTCACCGCCACCACGCTCGCCAACACCACCTGCAACCCGTGCAGCCTGTGGAACAGCGTGACGGGCGACCCGCAGTACGAGAACGCCGACGCCACCCCCACGGAGGTCGGCGTGAAGTTCCGCACCGACGTGGCGGGCACGGTGACCCAGGTCCGCTACTACAAGGGCAGCACCGACACCGGCCCGCACGTGGGCCACCTGTGGAGCGCCACCGGCACGCTGCTGGCCACCACGGAGACGACGCCCGCCGAGACGGGCTTCGGCTGGCGCGAGCTGTCCTTCGCCACGCCGGTGAGCCTGGCCGCGAACACGACCTACGTCGTGTCGTACTTCGCCACCGGCGGTCGCTACGCCATCACCCCGTACTACTTCAACACCGCGGGCGTGGACGTGCCCCCGCTGCACGCCCCCTCCACGGTGGAGGCCAGCGGCAACGGCGTGCGCAACCTCAACGGCAGCGCGTTCCCCACGGAGGCGTGGCTCAACACCAACTTCTGGGTGGACGTGACGTTCGTCCCCTCGACGCCCGGCGGCCCCGCGACGGCGGACCTGAGCGTGACGCAGGCGTTCCCGGATGGCACGGGCGCCAACGGCGACGTCCTCTTCTACGACATCACCGTGACGAACCAGGGCACGACGACCGCCACCGACGTCGTGCTCGACGTCCCCGTGCCCACCGGCCTGAGCTACTTCTTCTATTCGGCGAACGCGCCGGGGAGCCCCGGCGGGAGCTGCTCGTTCTTCAGCGACCTGCAATGCACCACCCCCAGCCTGGCGCCGGGCGCGAGCTTCACCATCAACGTCCAGGCCATCCCGTTCAGCGCCGGGACGTTCACCAGCCAGGCCACCGTCGCGTCCTCGCAGACGGACGCCACGCCGGGCAACAACACCCACGCGCTGGCCATCCCGGTGGGCCCGTCCACCAACCTCGTCACCTTCGACACGTTCCCCGGCCAGGACGAGACGTTCAACGGCCCGCACGGCCCCATCCACTTCGGCCTCGATCGCTGGTACATCGCGTCGCCCTGGGGCGGGTTCGACACGAAGAGCGTGTCGTTCAACGGCGGCGGCCTCACCCAGGCCAGCCTGTCCATCTTCGGCCAGCGGCGCGTCCTGGGCCTGGAGGCCTTCACGTGGGACAGCGGCGCCACGCTCACGCTGAGCTGCATCGACCTGCCCACCCTCACCTTCCCCCTGACGGCGGGACAGGTGACGCACGTGGTGCCGAGCTGGACGGCGCCCTGCACGGTCTTCACCCTGACGACGTCCAACGGGTGGGACACGAACTTCGACAACCTGGAGCTGTCGCCGCGCCCCTGA
- a CDS encoding RNA polymerase sigma factor: protein MTVSKAQAAVHAVWRIESARLIAGLARMVRDVGQAEELAQDALVAALEKWPVSGVPENPGAWLMATAKRRAIDEMRRHKLLARKHEELGHGLEEAEVPDLDAALDDDVGDDLLRLIFTSCHPVLSPEARVALTLRLLGGLTTDEIARAFLVPEPTVAQRIVRAKRTLAEKGVPFEVPRGEELATRLASVLEVVYLIFNEGYAATAGDGWMRPELCQDALRLGRILAELAPGEPEVHGLVALMEIQASRARARVGPSGEPVLLLEQNRALWDQLLIRRGLAALERAEKAGAPGPYVLQASIAACHARARTPEETDWQRIAALYAVLARLTPSPVVELNRAVALSMAFGPAVGLELVEQLVAEPSLKHYHLLPAVRGDLLQKLGRLKEARAEFERAASLTRNAKEQALLRSRAAACAGDRPS from the coding sequence CATGGTGCGCGACGTGGGGCAGGCGGAGGAGCTGGCGCAGGACGCGCTGGTGGCGGCGTTGGAGAAGTGGCCGGTGTCGGGCGTGCCGGAGAATCCGGGCGCGTGGCTCATGGCCACCGCGAAGCGCCGCGCCATCGACGAGATGCGCCGGCACAAGCTGCTCGCGCGCAAGCACGAGGAGCTGGGGCACGGACTGGAGGAGGCGGAGGTGCCAGACCTGGACGCGGCCCTGGACGACGACGTCGGCGACGACCTCTTGCGCCTCATCTTCACGTCCTGCCACCCGGTCCTGTCCCCGGAGGCGCGCGTGGCGCTCACGCTGCGGCTGCTGGGCGGTCTGACGACGGATGAGATCGCCCGCGCGTTCCTGGTGCCGGAGCCCACGGTGGCCCAACGCATCGTGCGGGCCAAGCGCACGCTGGCGGAGAAGGGCGTCCCCTTCGAGGTCCCCCGGGGCGAGGAGCTGGCGACGCGGCTCGCGTCGGTGCTGGAGGTCGTCTACCTCATCTTCAACGAGGGCTACGCCGCGACGGCGGGTGACGGCTGGATGCGTCCGGAGCTCTGCCAGGACGCGCTGCGCCTGGGCCGCATCCTGGCGGAGCTGGCGCCCGGGGAGCCGGAGGTGCACGGGCTGGTGGCGCTGATGGAGATTCAAGCGTCGCGGGCCCGGGCGCGGGTGGGGCCGTCGGGCGAGCCCGTGCTGCTGCTGGAGCAGAACCGCGCGCTGTGGGATCAGCTCCTCATCCGCCGCGGGCTCGCCGCGCTGGAGCGCGCGGAGAAGGCGGGGGCGCCGGGGCCCTACGTGTTGCAGGCCTCCATCGCCGCGTGCCACGCGCGGGCGCGCACGCCGGAGGAGACGGACTGGCAGCGCATCGCGGCGCTCTACGCGGTGCTCGCGCGGCTCACGCCGTCACCGGTGGTGGAGTTGAACCGCGCCGTCGCCCTGTCCATGGCGTTTGGTCCCGCGGTGGGGTTGGAGCTGGTGGAGCAGCTCGTGGCCGAGCCGTCGCTCAAGCACTACCACCTGCTGCCCGCCGTGCGCGGCGACCTGCTCCAGAAGCTGGGGCGTCTGAAGGAGGCCCGGGCGGAGTTCGAACGGGCCGCGTCGCTCACGCGCAACGCGAAGGAGCAGGCGCTGCTGCGCTCGCGTGCCGCCGCGTGCGCGGGTGACCGGCCGTCGTAG